The Synechocystis sp. PCC 7509 genome includes a window with the following:
- a CDS encoding ComEA family DNA-binding protein, translating into MSIIKFLFLTLAAAMLSVLFSCNQTPSVVAPNVSPSNVSSPAVVATGKNKININNAILSELDKLEAKLGIPALSNQIQAQRPYGSPEELVSKKVISQAQYEQIKDIVTIEDIVLTGVAKDVDYMTKLGLMKGHLLVAKELLDLQKPAQAEPHIGHPVEEIYIDVEDQLNERNVPEFKTSLISLQDLVKAKSAKVDTNFTEAVKSVDNAIAALPEVMRSSPEFVLQVINGLLDTANSEYTAAIANGKISAAIEYQDSRGFVNYAEELYKGISSQVSAGNADTDKSITTNMSELTKNWPTVIPPATPVNPPSLVTQLIKTIEKESQKVVDSNTTAQQ; encoded by the coding sequence ATGTCTATTATCAAGTTTTTGTTTCTCACTTTGGCGGCGGCTATGCTTTCAGTTTTATTTAGCTGCAATCAAACGCCGTCAGTTGTAGCACCAAATGTCTCGCCTAGTAACGTTTCTAGCCCGGCGGTAGTAGCAACAGGCAAAAACAAAATCAATATCAACAATGCTATTTTGTCGGAGTTAGATAAACTAGAGGCAAAGTTAGGTATTCCGGCTTTATCTAATCAAATTCAAGCGCAACGTCCTTATGGAAGCCCAGAAGAATTAGTAAGTAAAAAAGTTATTAGTCAAGCGCAATACGAGCAAATTAAGGACATTGTGACAATTGAAGACATTGTGCTTACAGGTGTTGCTAAAGATGTTGATTATATGACTAAGCTGGGATTAATGAAGGGACACTTGTTAGTAGCTAAAGAACTCTTAGATTTACAAAAACCTGCTCAAGCTGAACCTCATATTGGACACCCAGTAGAAGAAATTTATATCGATGTAGAAGACCAATTAAACGAGCGTAATGTCCCGGAATTTAAAACAAGTTTAATTAGTTTGCAAGACCTAGTAAAAGCTAAATCGGCGAAGGTAGATACTAATTTTACTGAAGCAGTGAAATCGGTAGATAATGCGATCGCAGCTTTACCAGAAGTAATGCGATCTTCACCAGAATTTGTTTTACAAGTAATCAATGGTTTGCTAGACACGGCTAATTCTGAATATACCGCAGCGATCGCTAATGGCAAAATATCCGCCGCTATTGAGTATCAAGACTCGCGTGGTTTTGTCAACTATGCAGAGGAGTTATACAAAGGTATTTCCAGTCAAGTAAGTGCAGGAAATGCGGACACTGATAAATCTATCACGACTAACATGAGCGAATTAACTAAAAATTGGCCCACCGTTATTCCTCCAGCAACTCCTGTCAACCCTCCATCTTTAGTTACACAGTTGATTAAAACTATTGAAAAAGAGTCGCAAAAAGTGGTAGACAGTAACACCACTGCCCAACAATAA
- a CDS encoding RluA family pseudouridine synthase: MIEISLQIEENGERLDLYLAQNLSDLSRSRLQQLIAEGNVQVNGKICLSKKATVQKGDHILIQIPDVQPLDLKAENIPLDILYEDDALLIVNKPAGLVVHPAPGHPDGTLVNALLAHCPNLPGIGGVQRPGIVHRLDKDTTGAIAIAKTDFAQQHLQAQLKAKTARRDYLGVVYGVPATPKGKIDLPVGRHPVDRKKMAVVPIEKGGRNAITHWEIIERLDNYTLMHFQLETGRTHQIRVHSAYIGHPIVNDPLYSSGKNIGVNLPGQVLHAWKLQLIHPVTSDFISVTAPLPTAFLTLLEVLRRRTSAIISNI; the protein is encoded by the coding sequence GTGATAGAAATTAGTTTGCAAATTGAAGAAAATGGCGAAAGATTAGACCTTTATCTTGCCCAAAATCTCAGCGATTTATCTCGTTCTCGTCTCCAACAGCTAATTGCTGAAGGAAACGTTCAAGTTAATGGCAAAATCTGCCTTTCTAAAAAAGCTACCGTCCAAAAAGGCGATCACATTTTAATCCAAATTCCCGATGTCCAACCTCTAGACCTCAAAGCTGAAAACATCCCCCTAGATATTCTCTATGAAGATGATGCTTTGCTAATTGTCAATAAGCCTGCGGGTTTAGTCGTTCATCCCGCTCCCGGTCATCCTGACGGAACGCTAGTAAACGCTCTTTTAGCTCACTGTCCCAATTTACCGGGAATAGGTGGCGTACAACGTCCGGGAATTGTCCACCGTTTAGATAAAGACACAACAGGCGCAATTGCGATCGCCAAAACAGATTTTGCTCAACAACACTTGCAAGCCCAACTGAAAGCTAAAACAGCCCGGAGAGACTATTTAGGCGTTGTCTACGGCGTTCCAGCTACCCCAAAGGGCAAAATTGACCTTCCCGTTGGTCGCCACCCCGTAGACCGCAAAAAAATGGCAGTTGTCCCCATCGAAAAAGGTGGGCGCAATGCTATTACCCATTGGGAAATTATCGAAAGGCTAGACAACTACACCTTGATGCACTTTCAGCTAGAAACTGGGCGCACCCATCAAATTCGCGTTCATAGTGCTTATATCGGACATCCTATTGTTAACGATCCCCTCTATAGTTCTGGTAAAAATATCGGCGTAAATCTCCCTGGTCAAGTTCTCCACGCTTGGAAACTTCAACTGATCCATCCTGTAACTAGCGACTTTATTTCAGTTACTGCACCCCTACCCACAGCATTTTTGACTCTTTTAGAGGTTCTACGCCGTAGAACTTCCGCAATTATCAGCAATATTTAG
- a CDS encoding MOSC domain-containing protein has protein sequence MNSTALVKELFTHPVKGLTPQKCDRVFLQVEHGIPGDRAFALMYESVTTDVPDTAIPWMQKKNFAMQCDLPVLAALNCQYDSNTTILTVKQNDRELVSAATNNQAGRDRLSSFFSEYIAPHRPQKGTLRLIGDPEGKTRYSDRQPVHISLVSQATLDALSSAAGQEIDARRFRPNVVLEGVPAWEEFNWVGQELQIGQARIRISAPITRCLNIDVNPDTGEQDIKLFSLLKQHFQHQETGVVAQVISSGDVAVEERLIRE, from the coding sequence ATGAATAGTACGGCATTAGTCAAAGAATTATTTACGCATCCAGTTAAAGGTTTAACTCCCCAAAAATGCGATCGCGTATTTTTGCAAGTAGAACATGGTATCCCAGGCGATCGCGCTTTTGCCTTAATGTATGAAAGCGTTACTACCGATGTTCCCGACACTGCGATACCTTGGATGCAGAAAAAAAACTTTGCCATGCAGTGCGATTTACCAGTTTTAGCAGCTTTAAATTGTCAGTACGACAGCAATACAACTATTTTGACAGTTAAACAGAACGATAGAGAGTTAGTAAGTGCTGCAACTAATAATCAAGCAGGACGCGATCGCCTAAGTAGCTTTTTTAGCGAGTATATAGCCCCCCACCGCCCTCAAAAAGGAACTTTGCGCCTAATTGGAGATCCAGAAGGTAAAACTCGGTATAGCGATCGCCAACCTGTGCATATATCCTTAGTTAGTCAAGCAACTTTAGACGCACTTTCTAGCGCCGCAGGACAAGAAATAGATGCACGGCGATTTCGCCCTAATGTTGTCCTAGAAGGAGTACCAGCTTGGGAAGAATTTAATTGGGTAGGACAAGAATTACAAATAGGACAAGCAAGAATTAGGATCTCTGCGCCGATTACTCGCTGCTTGAATATTGATGTCAATCCCGATACCGGAGAACAAGATATTAAGCTTTTTTCTTTGTTAAAGCAGCACTTCCAGCATCAAGAAACGGGCGTAGTAGCGCAAGTAATTAGTAGCGGCGATGTAGCGGTAGAGGAGCGCTTGATTAGAGAGTAA
- a CDS encoding multicopper oxidase domain-containing protein, with protein sequence MGNDTLQAKAQLRLSRRQFLEIALAGVGITGAALAYQAINQKSVPVRIPNSSSSDLPEDSNNPMAIVRDFDYGTVKQEKGRTIREFKIVAENSTIALNSAVNFNTWNFNNRIPGPTLRATQGDRIRVVFYNNGGHSHSMHFHGIHPAEADGLRPVRHGNAAIYEFDAEPFGVQLYHCHTDPVTRHISKGLYGMFIIDPPKPRPPADEIVLVMGGFDTNDDNINEFYAFNGLPNYYKTHPIPIYQNQLVRLYLLNMIEFDPVATFHLHANFFQVYKTGRTLKPTEESDVITMGTAERHILEFAYKYPGKYMFHPHQDAIAQSGCMGLFEVIPAS encoded by the coding sequence ATGGGCAACGATACACTACAAGCTAAGGCACAGCTACGATTGAGCCGCCGACAATTTTTAGAAATTGCTTTAGCTGGGGTAGGTATTACGGGCGCAGCCCTTGCTTATCAAGCAATTAATCAAAAGTCTGTACCTGTGCGGATTCCCAATAGTTCATCTAGCGACTTGCCAGAAGATAGCAATAATCCGATGGCAATAGTGCGAGATTTTGATTACGGGACGGTAAAACAGGAAAAAGGACGGACGATTAGAGAGTTTAAAATTGTTGCGGAAAATTCCACAATTGCTTTAAATAGCGCGGTTAATTTTAATACTTGGAATTTTAACAATCGGATTCCAGGGCCAACATTAAGGGCAACTCAGGGCGATCGCATCCGCGTAGTATTTTACAATAATGGCGGACATTCCCATTCTATGCACTTTCACGGCATTCATCCGGCGGAAGCTGATGGTTTGCGCCCAGTACGTCACGGAAATGCCGCAATTTACGAGTTTGATGCCGAACCTTTTGGCGTTCAATTGTACCATTGCCATACTGACCCCGTAACGCGGCATATTAGCAAGGGATTGTATGGAATGTTTATTATCGATCCTCCTAAACCCCGCCCCCCAGCCGATGAGATTGTATTAGTTATGGGAGGATTTGACACAAACGACGATAACATTAATGAGTTTTACGCTTTTAACGGACTACCAAATTATTATAAAACTCATCCGATTCCTATCTATCAAAATCAGCTAGTGCGGCTTTATTTACTCAACATGATTGAGTTCGATCCGGTGGCTACTTTCCACCTCCATGCTAACTTTTTTCAAGTTTATAAAACGGGTAGAACTCTTAAGCCTACAGAAGAAAGCGATGTAATTACAATGGGGACGGCGGAGAGACATATTTTAGAATTTGCTTACAAATATCCGGGCAAATATATGTTCCATCCTCATCAAGATGCGATCGCGCAATCAGGTTGTATGGGTCTATTTGAAGTTATCCCAGCTAGTTAA
- a CDS encoding TIGR04255 family protein, which produces MRLANSPIVEAIFDIKVELSDEFQVNELLAFREKVGGKYPNNKPQMEFLGQLNFEVNLPLEIQSSSSHLGFIFISDDEKKIAQVKLDGFTFSQVKPYQNWKDFYEEAYKLWQFYVEIAAPKAVKRVALRYINRILIPSAEQINLKDYMRILPETPDTFSVTILDYFLRIVVANQEDSNVRAIINQTIPRDDQLDLEKDSIPLILDIDVFQENDLTMDDTEIRNIFENKLRKFRSKIFDESITDKTRSLFQ; this is translated from the coding sequence ATGAGGCTTGCTAATTCTCCAATTGTTGAAGCAATATTCGATATAAAGGTCGAATTATCTGATGAGTTTCAAGTAAACGAACTTTTAGCATTCCGGGAAAAAGTCGGAGGAAAATATCCTAATAACAAACCACAGATGGAGTTTTTGGGGCAGCTTAATTTTGAAGTAAATTTACCTCTAGAAATTCAATCATCATCCAGTCATTTAGGGTTTATTTTTATTTCTGATGATGAAAAAAAGATTGCTCAAGTTAAATTGGATGGCTTTACTTTTAGTCAAGTCAAACCATATCAAAATTGGAAAGATTTTTATGAAGAAGCTTACAAGCTATGGCAGTTCTATGTAGAAATTGCAGCTCCTAAAGCGGTAAAGCGTGTTGCTTTACGGTATATTAATCGAATTTTAATTCCTTCAGCAGAACAAATAAATTTAAAAGATTATATGAGAATCTTACCGGAGACTCCTGATACATTTTCAGTAACAATATTAGACTATTTTCTAAGAATCGTGGTAGCTAATCAAGAAGATAGTAACGTCAGAGCAATTATTAATCAAACTATTCCAAGAGATGATCAATTAGATTTAGAAAAGGATAGCATACCTTTAATTTTAGATATTGATGTATTTCAAGAAAACGATCTCACTATGGATGATACTGAAATTAGAAATATATTTGAAAATAAATTGCGTAAGTTTAGAAGCAAAATATTTGATGAGAGCATAACAGATAAAACAAGGAGTCTTTTTCAATGA
- a CDS encoding DUF4359 domain-containing protein: MKSLKPLASIGLFVLAGVVTAMAITNPDSATYEEYAVEQLTTYLKNDVCTQVPKAFETLVQGSCASLIDSNRPQIQQIIVRSTQRQNFILFSIYRTNISITSVVPLYRFKTLGVMQNFYTYSAEQQ; this comes from the coding sequence ATGAAAAGCTTAAAACCGCTTGCATCCATTGGTTTATTTGTTTTAGCTGGAGTAGTAACAGCTATGGCGATAACTAATCCAGATTCCGCAACCTATGAAGAATATGCAGTAGAACAACTTACTACTTACTTAAAAAATGATGTTTGCACTCAAGTACCCAAAGCCTTTGAAACTCTAGTTCAAGGCTCTTGCGCCTCCTTAATTGACTCCAATCGCCCGCAGATACAGCAAATTATTGTTCGCAGTACGCAAAGACAAAATTTTATCTTGTTTAGTATTTATCGCACTAACATATCAATTACTTCTGTTGTGCCTCTGTATCGCTTTAAAACACTTGGAGTAATGCAAAACTTTTATACTTATTCTGCCGAACAACAATAA
- the cobA gene encoding uroporphyrinogen-III C-methyltransferase produces the protein MNDNTVKKCLGKVYLVGAGPGDPGLFTLKGKGLLECADVVVYDALVSAAILQMINPQAEKLDAGKRRGRHSLSQDEITQLLIAKAQNNAVVVRLKGGDPFVFGRGGEEMADLVKAGIKVEVVPGVTSGIAAPAYAGIPLTHRDYSSSVTFVTGHEGAGKYRPIVKWRAIAHGSETIVVYMGIHNLAHIVEQLQLAGLSANTPIALVRWGTRIEQEELIGTLTTIVKQVEISQFSAPAIAVIGEVVNLHHILPSYRPIM, from the coding sequence ATGAACGATAACACAGTTAAAAAGTGTTTAGGTAAAGTTTATTTAGTAGGTGCAGGCCCAGGAGATCCAGGACTATTTACACTCAAAGGTAAAGGATTATTAGAGTGTGCCGATGTCGTAGTTTATGATGCTTTGGTTAGTGCGGCAATTTTGCAAATGATTAATCCTCAAGCAGAAAAACTAGATGCCGGAAAGCGTCGGGGTCGTCATTCTTTAAGTCAAGATGAAATTACGCAATTATTAATAGCTAAAGCCCAAAATAACGCGGTAGTAGTACGTTTAAAAGGCGGCGATCCGTTTGTATTTGGGCGCGGTGGCGAAGAAATGGCAGACTTAGTAAAAGCTGGAATAAAAGTAGAAGTTGTGCCTGGTGTAACGTCAGGAATTGCCGCCCCAGCCTACGCAGGTATACCTTTAACCCATCGAGACTATAGCTCCTCAGTCACCTTTGTGACCGGGCATGAAGGCGCAGGGAAGTACCGCCCAATCGTCAAATGGAGGGCGATCGCTCATGGTTCAGAAACGATTGTCGTTTACATGGGAATTCACAATTTAGCCCATATTGTCGAGCAGTTGCAATTAGCTGGATTAAGCGCCAATACTCCCATTGCTTTAGTGCGTTGGGGTACGAGAATTGAGCAAGAAGAATTAATCGGGACGTTAACGACAATTGTCAAGCAAGTAGAAATATCTCAATTTAGCGCCCCGGCGATCGCAGTTATTGGGGAAGTTGTAAACTTACATCATATTTTGCCTAGCTATCGCCCAATTATGTAA
- a CDS encoding phycocyanin subunit beta: MLDAFAKVVSQADSKGEFLSGNQFDALSNMVKEGNKRIDAVNRISTNASSIVSDAARALFEDQPQLIQPGGNAYTNRRMAACLRDMEIILRYVTYALMAGDASVLDDRCLNGLRETYQALGVPGGSTASGVQKMKDIAINIANDAKASGIVQGDCSAIMSELASYFDRAASSVA, encoded by the coding sequence ATGTTAGACGCATTCGCTAAGGTAGTTTCTCAGGCTGATTCAAAAGGTGAATTTTTGAGCGGCAATCAGTTTGATGCGCTGTCAAATATGGTTAAAGAAGGCAACAAGCGTATTGACGCAGTAAACCGGATCAGCACAAATGCTTCTAGCATCGTTTCTGACGCTGCTCGCGCTTTGTTTGAAGATCAGCCTCAACTAATCCAACCAGGCGGAAACGCTTACACCAACCGTCGTATGGCAGCTTGTCTGCGCGACATGGAAATTATCTTACGTTACGTTACCTACGCACTAATGGCTGGTGACGCTAGTGTACTAGACGATCGCTGCCTAAATGGCTTGCGCGAAACTTACCAAGCATTGGGCGTACCCGGCGGTTCAACTGCTTCTGGCGTACAAAAAATGAAAGATATCGCCATCAACATCGCTAATGATGCCAAAGCTTCCGGTATTGTTCAAGGCGATTGCAGTGCAATTATGTCTGAATTAGCAAGCTACTTCGACCGCGCTGCATCTTCTGTTGCTTAA
- a CDS encoding FTR1 family iron permease, with translation MNFSAAIPTFVITLREGVEAALVVGIVLACLKKAGQKGLNSWVYAGVGVGIIVSAIVGILFSLAIPIISAANPKYTTVVEPLLEGGFSVIAIAMLSWMLVWMTRQARFMKAQVEGTISAALQDKNAGWGVFTLILIAVVREGFETVLFIAANFQQGLFPAFGAIAGVITAAAIGVMLFQWGVKINIRLFFKTMGVLLLLIVAGLVVAALGHFDVAFATLSQMDRSSQGLCFYYERFTKNPSCILGARVWNTSKILPDDQFPGIVFNALFGYTENLFIVQAIAYVVFLLTIGGIYFQSLGGKVSKKIENSPQLPLKTRPD, from the coding sequence ATGAATTTTAGTGCAGCTATACCTACGTTTGTAATTACTCTCCGCGAAGGAGTAGAAGCAGCTTTAGTAGTAGGAATTGTCCTAGCTTGCTTAAAAAAAGCTGGGCAAAAGGGCTTAAACTCTTGGGTTTATGCGGGTGTAGGAGTAGGAATTATTGTTAGTGCAATAGTTGGAATACTTTTTAGCCTTGCAATCCCCATCATTAGCGCCGCTAATCCAAAGTACACGACGGTAGTTGAACCCTTATTAGAAGGCGGATTTAGTGTAATTGCGATCGCTATGCTGAGTTGGATGTTAGTGTGGATGACTCGCCAAGCTAGATTTATGAAAGCCCAAGTAGAAGGAACAATTAGCGCCGCTTTGCAAGACAAAAATGCTGGCTGGGGCGTTTTTACCTTAATTTTGATAGCTGTAGTGCGAGAAGGCTTTGAAACCGTACTATTTATCGCTGCCAACTTTCAACAAGGCTTATTTCCTGCTTTTGGGGCGATCGCGGGGGTAATAACTGCCGCCGCAATTGGTGTAATGCTGTTCCAATGGGGAGTTAAAATTAACATCCGTTTGTTTTTTAAAACTATGGGAGTGTTATTGCTGCTAATTGTCGCCGGATTAGTGGTAGCAGCTTTGGGACACTTTGACGTAGCTTTTGCAACGCTGTCACAAATGGATCGTTCTTCTCAAGGTTTGTGCTTTTACTACGAAAGGTTTACTAAAAACCCTTCCTGTATATTGGGTGCGAGAGTTTGGAATACATCAAAAATCCTGCCCGATGACCAGTTTCCAGGGATAGTATTTAATGCTTTATTTGGCTACACAGAAAACCTGTTTATCGTGCAAGCAATCGCTTATGTCGTGTTTTTGTTAACTATAGGTGGTATCTATTTTCAGAGTTTAGGCGGTAAAGTAAGTAAAAAAATTGAAAATTCGCCTCAATTACCGTTAAAAACTAGACCCGATTAA
- a CDS encoding sirohydrochlorin chelatase: MPSAYLLVAHGSRDPRPQMAMEQLAKLIYQHKLEDAHKGKYPYKNATSAIAILEPLVDVAYLELDPLPLHAQIKQKCDRALACGYDKLQVLPLFLLSGVHVMEDIPQEVAKARQISNPKVTIELKTHLGTQPGLIELLKKQMANTTAEAWILIAHGSRRPSSKAPIEEIARKIGASSAYWAISPSLETQVEKLKSNGYKKIGIVPYFLFAGGITDAILAKVNELKLKFPGINVQLVEPLGASTELANLIINLIE; this comes from the coding sequence ATGCCTTCAGCCTATTTGTTAGTAGCTCATGGAAGCCGAGATCCGCGTCCTCAAATGGCGATGGAGCAACTAGCCAAACTAATTTATCAGCATAAGTTAGAGGATGCCCACAAAGGCAAGTACCCCTATAAAAATGCCACCAGTGCGATCGCAATTCTAGAACCCTTAGTAGATGTAGCCTACTTAGAGCTAGATCCGCTCCCTTTACACGCACAGATTAAACAAAAATGCGATCGCGCTTTAGCTTGTGGATACGACAAATTACAAGTTTTACCCTTATTTCTGCTTTCTGGGGTTCATGTCATGGAAGATATACCCCAGGAAGTGGCAAAAGCGCGGCAAATAAGCAACCCAAAAGTAACTATAGAGTTGAAAACTCATTTAGGTACTCAACCAGGCTTAATTGAGTTATTAAAAAAACAAATGGCAAATACTACCGCCGAAGCCTGGATTTTAATTGCTCATGGTAGCCGTCGCCCTAGTTCTAAAGCCCCTATTGAAGAAATTGCCCGTAAAATAGGCGCATCTTCTGCTTACTGGGCGATTTCGCCAAGCTTAGAGACACAGGTAGAAAAGTTAAAGAGTAATGGCTATAAAAAAATTGGAATTGTGCCATACTTTTTATTTGCAGGTGGTATTACTGATGCAATACTGGCTAAGGTTAACGAACTAAAACTCAAATTCCCAGGTATAAATGTTCAATTAGTAGAACCATTAGGCGCTAGTACAGAACTTGCAAATTTAATTATTAATTTAATTGAGTAA
- a CDS encoding Uma2 family endonuclease yields MVASESVTQKDIIYPDSDGQPMADNTKEFELIVLIKKNLDLLLANDANVFVAGDLLWYPVEGNNKLRVAPDVMVAFGRPKGERGSYQQWQEDNIAPQVVFEILSPGNTTKEMNNKHRFYQRYGVGEYYLYDPDSNKLLLWLRSKDELEAIEQVAGWVSPRLGIRFELSASELKIYRPDGQPFLSYLEVEQQRQQAQQRAEQAETQLQALRALLQERGIDLENL; encoded by the coding sequence ATGGTAGCCTCCGAATCTGTCACTCAAAAAGATATCATTTACCCCGACAGTGACGGGCAACCGATGGCAGACAATACCAAGGAATTTGAATTAATTGTACTAATTAAAAAAAACTTGGATTTGCTATTAGCGAACGATGCCAATGTGTTTGTAGCTGGCGATTTACTTTGGTATCCCGTTGAAGGCAATAATAAGCTTAGAGTTGCTCCCGATGTAATGGTTGCTTTTGGTAGACCAAAAGGTGAACGCGGTTCTTATCAACAATGGCAAGAAGATAACATTGCTCCTCAAGTAGTTTTTGAAATTCTCTCCCCTGGAAATACCACTAAGGAGATGAATAACAAACACCGATTTTATCAACGCTACGGGGTAGGAGAATACTATCTTTATGACCCAGATAGTAACAAATTGTTGCTTTGGCTGCGCTCTAAAGACGAACTAGAAGCTATCGAACAAGTAGCTGGTTGGGTAAGTCCGCGTTTAGGCATAAGATTTGAATTGTCTGCAAGCGAACTAAAAATTTATCGCCCTGATGGTCAACCATTTCTTAGTTATCTAGAAGTAGAACAGCAAAGACAACAAGCCCAACAACGAGCCGAACAAGCCGAAACTCAATTGCAAGCTCTCCGCGCTTTGCTTCAAGAACGAGGAATTGATCTAGAAAACCTGTGA
- a CDS encoding TIGR04283 family arsenosugar biosynthesis glycosyltransferase — protein MTHPTRISVIIPVLNEAENIADTLASTKNAEVIVVDGGSQDNTVQIAQALGVKVLLSNCANRAQQMNLGAQVATGEILLFLHADTRLPRQFDTMVHQAIARKIAAGAFALRIDSSLRRLRLVEIAVNVRSRIFALPYGDQAIFLDAKLFHKLGGFANLPIMEDFELICRLRRRGQIAIISTPVVTSKRRWQKLGIIQTIFINQVAIIAYLTGISPNKIATWYQR, from the coding sequence TTGACCCATCCTACTCGTATTTCTGTAATTATTCCGGTTTTAAATGAAGCCGAAAATATTGCCGATACCCTCGCCAGTACAAAAAATGCAGAGGTAATTGTTGTTGATGGTGGTAGCCAAGACAATACAGTACAAATAGCGCAAGCCTTGGGAGTTAAGGTTTTGCTCTCTAATTGTGCTAATCGCGCCCAGCAAATGAACTTAGGCGCACAAGTCGCCACCGGAGAGATTTTATTATTTTTGCACGCCGATACTCGTTTGCCGAGACAATTTGATACTATGGTTCATCAAGCAATTGCTAGAAAAATTGCGGCGGGTGCGTTTGCATTGAGAATTGATAGTTCTTTGCGGAGGCTAAGATTAGTTGAAATAGCTGTAAATGTGCGATCGCGCATTTTTGCGTTACCCTATGGAGATCAAGCTATATTCCTTGATGCCAAACTATTTCACAAATTAGGTGGTTTTGCTAATTTGCCAATTATGGAGGATTTTGAGCTAATTTGTCGTTTGCGACGCAGAGGACAAATTGCAATTATTTCTACTCCCGTTGTCACTTCAAAAAGGCGCTGGCAAAAGTTGGGAATTATTCAGACTATTTTCATTAATCAAGTAGCAATTATTGCTTACCTTACTGGTATTTCCCCTAATAAAATTGCTACATGGTATCAAAGATAA
- a CDS encoding ferritin-like domain-containing protein yields MRELDTEKAIALLNSIMEFELAGVVRYTHYSLMVTGPNRIPIVEFFKMQATESLTHAQQVGEILTGLEGHPSLRIAPMEETFQHSVKNILEESLNHEKKALELYKILLDTVSDASVYLEEFARTMIGTEELHNIQIKKMLRDFSGNGI; encoded by the coding sequence ATGCGCGAACTTGACACAGAAAAAGCGATCGCTTTGCTTAACTCCATCATGGAATTTGAACTAGCTGGGGTAGTACGTTACACCCACTATTCCTTGATGGTGACAGGCCCGAATCGTATCCCGATTGTAGAATTTTTTAAAATGCAAGCAACAGAATCTCTTACCCACGCCCAGCAAGTAGGGGAGATTTTGACAGGTTTAGAAGGGCATCCCAGTTTGAGAATTGCCCCAATGGAAGAAACTTTTCAGCATTCAGTAAAAAATATTCTGGAAGAAAGTTTAAATCACGAAAAGAAAGCACTAGAATTGTATAAAATATTGCTTGATACTGTCAGCGATGCCAGCGTGTATTTAGAAGAATTTGCGCGGACAATGATCGGAACAGAAGAATTACACAACATACAAATCAAAAAAATGTTGCGCGATTTTAGCGGTAATGGAATTTAA